One part of the Lapillicoccus jejuensis genome encodes these proteins:
- a CDS encoding RNA degradosome polyphosphate kinase — translation MSTDVTPYPVPDVDPGAPAADGADDVRVRSLASAIPTHRPFQPRAANGRFVSRPEDGDTDELPVDRFLEREISWLQFNERVLQLAMDEGVPLLERAKFLAIFSSNLDEFFMVRVAGLKRRIATGLAVRSAAGLEPREVLDRISEVAQQLTQLQSRVFSEQVRPALTEEGITISRWDELSEEDREPLHRLFTEQIFPVLTPLSVDPAHPFPYISGLSLNLAVTLVNPKSGNEHFARVKVPPSLPRLLQVGRPGGQGEAYVARFVPLEDVIAAHLDQLFTGMEVHEHTTFRVTRNEDLEVEEDDAENLLTALEKELTRRRFGPPVRLEVEADIDDHVLDLVARELQVTPEEVYRLPAPLDLRSLFIVGDLERSDLKDPAFVPMTHPDLSPTESSKPSDVFAAVRAKDVLLHHPYDAFSTSVQSFIEQAAADPRVLAIKQTLYRTSGDSPIVDALIDAAEAGKQVLAVVEIKARFDEVNNISWARKLEQAGVHVVYGIVGLKTHAKLCLVVRQESEGLVRYCHIGTGNYNPKTARLYEDVGILTCDPQVGEDLTRLFNQLSGIAPRSRFKRLLVAPRTVRTGLVELVEEEIERHHRHGDGYIAIKVNSIVDEQVIDALYRASREGVRVDVWVRGICALRPGVPGLSETIRVRSTLGRFLEHSRIFWFGAGGEPQVYIGSADMMHRNLDRRVEALVRIADPAQVEELRSLLRLGFADDSSRWDLSGDGRWTRVHRSAEGEPLTDVQTRLIETYTKRRRRARRR, via the coding sequence ATGAGCACCGACGTCACGCCGTACCCCGTCCCGGACGTCGACCCCGGTGCCCCGGCCGCCGACGGCGCCGACGACGTGCGCGTCCGCTCGCTCGCGAGCGCCATCCCCACCCACCGGCCCTTCCAGCCGCGCGCGGCCAACGGCCGGTTCGTCAGCCGGCCCGAGGACGGGGACACCGACGAGCTGCCGGTCGACCGCTTCCTCGAGCGGGAGATCTCCTGGCTGCAGTTCAACGAGCGGGTGCTCCAGCTGGCGATGGACGAGGGCGTGCCGCTGCTCGAGCGGGCCAAGTTCCTCGCCATCTTCTCCAGCAACCTCGACGAGTTCTTCATGGTCCGGGTGGCCGGCCTCAAGCGGCGGATCGCCACCGGTCTCGCCGTCCGCTCCGCCGCGGGCCTCGAGCCGCGCGAGGTGCTCGACCGGATCTCCGAGGTCGCCCAGCAGCTGACGCAGCTGCAGTCGCGCGTCTTCAGCGAGCAGGTGCGCCCCGCCCTGACGGAGGAGGGCATCACCATCTCGCGGTGGGACGAGCTGAGCGAGGAGGACCGCGAGCCGCTGCACCGGCTCTTCACCGAGCAGATCTTCCCGGTCCTCACCCCGCTGTCGGTCGACCCGGCGCACCCCTTCCCCTACATCTCCGGGCTCTCGCTCAACCTCGCCGTCACCCTCGTCAACCCCAAGAGCGGCAACGAGCACTTCGCCCGGGTCAAGGTCCCGCCGTCGCTGCCGCGGCTGCTCCAGGTGGGTCGCCCCGGCGGGCAGGGCGAGGCGTACGTCGCCCGCTTCGTCCCCCTCGAGGACGTCATCGCCGCCCACCTCGACCAGCTCTTCACGGGGATGGAGGTCCACGAGCACACGACCTTCCGGGTCACCCGCAACGAGGACCTCGAGGTCGAGGAGGACGACGCCGAGAACCTCCTCACCGCGCTGGAGAAGGAGCTGACCCGGCGCCGCTTCGGCCCGCCGGTGCGCCTCGAGGTCGAGGCCGACATCGACGACCACGTGCTCGACCTCGTGGCCCGCGAGCTGCAGGTCACCCCCGAGGAGGTCTACCGGCTGCCGGCGCCGCTCGACCTGCGCTCGCTCTTCATCGTCGGCGACCTCGAGCGCTCCGACCTCAAGGACCCGGCCTTCGTGCCGATGACCCACCCCGACCTCTCGCCGACCGAGTCCTCGAAGCCGAGCGACGTCTTCGCCGCCGTCCGCGCCAAGGACGTCCTGCTCCACCACCCGTACGACGCCTTCTCGACGTCCGTGCAGTCCTTCATCGAGCAGGCGGCCGCCGACCCGCGCGTGCTCGCCATCAAGCAGACGCTCTACCGCACCTCCGGTGACAGCCCGATCGTCGACGCCCTCATCGACGCCGCGGAGGCGGGCAAGCAGGTCCTCGCCGTCGTCGAGATCAAGGCCCGCTTCGACGAGGTCAACAACATCAGCTGGGCCCGCAAGCTCGAGCAGGCCGGCGTCCACGTCGTCTACGGCATCGTCGGCCTGAAGACCCACGCCAAGCTCTGCCTCGTCGTGCGCCAGGAGTCCGAGGGCCTGGTGCGCTACTGCCACATCGGCACCGGCAACTACAACCCCAAGACCGCCCGCCTGTACGAGGACGTCGGGATCCTCACGTGCGACCCGCAGGTCGGCGAGGACCTCACCCGCCTGTTCAACCAGCTGTCGGGCATCGCCCCGCGCAGCCGGTTCAAGCGGCTGCTCGTCGCGCCGCGCACCGTGCGGACCGGTCTCGTCGAGCTCGTCGAGGAGGAGATCGAGCGCCACCACCGGCACGGCGACGGCTACATCGCGATCAAGGTCAACTCGATCGTCGACGAGCAGGTCATCGACGCGCTCTACCGCGCCTCGCGCGAGGGCGTGCGGGTCGACGTGTGGGTGCGCGGCATCTGCGCGCTGCGCCCCGGCGTGCCCGGGCTCAGCGAGACCATCCGCGTCCGCTCGACCCTCGGCCGGTTCCTCGAGCACTCGCGGATCTTCTGGTTCGGCGCGGGTGGCGAGCCGCAGGTCTACATCGGCAGCGCCGACATGATGCACCGCAACCTCGACCGCCGGGTCGAGGCACTGGTGCGGATCGCCGACCCGGCGCAGGTGGAGGAGCTGCGCTCGCTGCTCCGGCTGGGGTTCGCCGACGACAGCTCCCGCTGGGACCTGTCCGGCGACGGCCGGTGGACGCGGGTGCACCGCTCGGCCGAGGGCGAGCCGCTGACCGACGTGCAGACCCGGCTCATCGAGACCTACACCAAGCGTCGGCGCCGGGCCCGCCGCCGCTGA
- a CDS encoding bifunctional metallophosphatase/5'-nucleotidase, translated as MSFTRRRLTGVIGAAACALAVVAAAGPTQAAPAASGPSGAQPDKDGNVKIQLLSFNDFHGNLEPPAGSSGRLVVDHRLDPGATTPVDVTQDAGGAEYLATTLKKEREGHPLSLTVAAGDLIGASPLLSAAFHDEPTIESMNAMGLDVSAVGNHEFDEGYRELQRMADGGCINDGAGANNQNSCPAGKFAGASFDYLAANVKYRWDTQGHRAGDTILPAYTVKQVGPAKIGFIGMTLKDTPSIVTAAGVRGLDFTDEVDTANALVPVLKRQGVQAIVVLIHQGGVPSPQQWTDPVSGKTFSVNPTYDYTCDKGGSLIAASSPILPIAAKLSPEIDMVVSGHTHQPYVCSVTDPAGKPRLLTSASSFGRLVTDTTLTYNTRTNDILRGSVQGSNVVVDRTQAKDADQTALIAKYKTLVTPIASKVVGSVTADVTRSGNPAGETPLGDLIADAQLADPSTVTNGQQPVIAFMNPGGIRADLTYASSPYGEAPGDITFDEAFTVQPFNNYLVSLSLTGQSIYDLLTQQVTGLNAGAVKTLQVSKGFTYTMTPTGPVDGSVALNGTPIDKAATYRVVTNNFLAGGGDNFAAFTTGTGVYYGGLDIDAFSAYLTSVSPYAPSTPTRISGTVTP; from the coding sequence ATGAGCTTCACGCGTCGACGCCTCACCGGCGTCATCGGGGCGGCCGCCTGCGCCCTCGCCGTCGTGGCCGCCGCCGGCCCCACGCAGGCCGCGCCGGCCGCCTCGGGCCCGTCGGGGGCCCAGCCGGACAAGGACGGCAACGTCAAGATCCAGCTGCTGTCCTTCAACGACTTCCACGGCAACCTCGAGCCGCCCGCGGGCTCGAGCGGTCGCCTCGTCGTCGACCACCGCCTCGACCCCGGGGCCACGACCCCGGTCGACGTCACCCAGGACGCCGGCGGCGCGGAGTACCTCGCGACGACCCTGAAGAAGGAGCGCGAGGGGCACCCGCTGTCGCTCACCGTCGCCGCGGGCGACCTCATCGGCGCCTCGCCGCTGCTGTCGGCCGCCTTCCACGACGAGCCGACGATCGAGTCGATGAACGCGATGGGGCTCGACGTGAGCGCCGTGGGCAACCACGAGTTCGACGAGGGGTACCGCGAGCTGCAGCGGATGGCCGACGGCGGCTGCATCAACGACGGCGCCGGGGCCAACAACCAGAACTCGTGCCCCGCGGGGAAGTTCGCCGGGGCCTCGTTCGACTACCTCGCGGCCAACGTCAAGTACCGGTGGGACACCCAGGGCCACCGCGCCGGCGACACCATCCTGCCGGCCTACACGGTCAAGCAGGTCGGCCCGGCCAAGATCGGCTTCATCGGCATGACCCTCAAGGACACGCCGTCGATCGTCACCGCGGCGGGGGTGCGCGGCCTCGACTTCACCGACGAGGTCGACACGGCCAACGCGCTCGTGCCGGTGCTCAAGCGCCAGGGCGTCCAGGCCATCGTCGTGCTCATCCACCAGGGCGGGGTCCCCTCGCCGCAGCAGTGGACCGACCCGGTCTCGGGCAAGACGTTCTCGGTCAACCCGACCTACGACTACACCTGCGACAAGGGCGGCAGCCTCATCGCGGCGAGCTCCCCGATCCTGCCGATCGCCGCCAAGCTGTCGCCGGAGATCGACATGGTCGTCTCGGGCCACACCCACCAGCCCTACGTCTGCTCGGTCACCGACCCCGCGGGCAAGCCGCGGCTGCTCACCTCGGCCTCGTCCTTCGGGCGCCTGGTCACCGACACCACGCTGACCTACAACACGCGCACCAACGACATCCTGCGCGGCTCGGTCCAGGGCTCGAACGTCGTCGTCGACCGCACCCAGGCCAAGGACGCGGACCAGACGGCGCTCATCGCCAAGTACAAGACGCTCGTGACGCCGATCGCCAGCAAGGTCGTCGGCTCCGTCACGGCGGACGTCACCCGCAGCGGCAACCCCGCGGGGGAGACGCCGCTCGGCGACCTCATCGCCGACGCGCAGCTGGCCGACCCGTCGACGGTCACGAATGGTCAGCAGCCGGTCATCGCGTTCATGAACCCCGGCGGCATCCGCGCGGACCTCACCTACGCCAGCTCGCCGTACGGCGAGGCGCCCGGCGACATCACCTTCGACGAGGCCTTCACGGTCCAGCCGTTCAACAACTACCTCGTCTCGCTGTCGCTGACGGGGCAGAGCATCTACGACCTGCTCACGCAGCAGGTGACCGGGCTCAACGCCGGCGCCGTCAAGACGCTGCAGGTCTCGAAGGGCTTCACCTACACGATGACGCCGACCGGTCCGGTCGACGGCTCGGTCGCCCTCAACGGCACGCCGATCGACAAGGCCGCGACCTACCGCGTCGTGACGAACAACTTCCTGGCCGGTGGCGGCGACAACTTCGCCGCCTTCACCACGGGGACGGG
- the mshD gene encoding mycothiol synthase, which produces MASASSEPTVRTLVDEAPQDAVRRAVETLVADATAEDGVAPLSEQGRLDVHRDHGVTHLVAEAGGRTVGYAQLVDDAAELAVAPAARRRGVGGALLDAVLATDPAARVWAHGELPAARALATSRGLQVVRELFLLARPLPPEGDPLPQATLPDGLRARPFEPGRDEDEWLRVNAAAFAHHAEQGRMTREDLDERTAQDWFDPAGLVLVVPDDDPGTVVASHWTKVHPAGELGDEPVGEVYVVGVDPVHQGRGLGRPVTLLGLHHLAHDPRHPGLRDVVLYVDGDNAAALKVYRSLGFSTRGTDRMWARTADVAGDTMGA; this is translated from the coding sequence ATGGCGTCCGCGAGCTCCGAGCCCACCGTCCGCACGCTCGTCGACGAGGCCCCGCAGGACGCCGTACGGCGGGCCGTGGAGACCCTGGTCGCCGACGCCACCGCCGAGGACGGCGTCGCCCCGCTGTCCGAGCAGGGGCGCCTCGACGTGCACCGCGACCACGGTGTCACCCACCTGGTCGCCGAGGCCGGCGGCCGGACCGTGGGCTACGCCCAGCTCGTCGACGACGCGGCCGAGCTCGCCGTGGCCCCCGCCGCGCGCCGCCGCGGCGTCGGCGGTGCCCTGCTCGACGCCGTCCTCGCCACCGACCCCGCGGCCCGGGTCTGGGCGCACGGCGAGCTGCCGGCGGCCCGGGCCCTCGCGACGTCGCGCGGCCTGCAGGTCGTGCGCGAGCTGTTCCTCCTCGCCCGCCCCCTCCCCCCGGAGGGCGACCCCCTCCCCCAGGCGACGCTCCCGGACGGCCTGCGCGCCCGCCCCTTCGAGCCCGGCCGCGACGAGGACGAGTGGCTGCGGGTCAACGCCGCCGCCTTCGCCCACCATGCCGAGCAGGGGCGGATGACCCGCGAGGACCTCGACGAGCGGACGGCGCAGGACTGGTTCGACCCGGCCGGGCTGGTCCTCGTCGTCCCCGACGACGACCCCGGCACCGTCGTCGCCTCCCACTGGACGAAGGTGCACCCGGCCGGCGAGCTGGGCGACGAGCCCGTCGGAGAGGTCTACGTCGTCGGCGTCGACCCGGTCCACCAGGGCCGCGGGCTCGGCCGCCCGGTGACCCTCCTCGGCCTGCACCACCTCGCGCACGACCCGCGTCACCCGGGCCTGCGCGACGTCGTCCTCTACGTCGACGGGGACAACGCCGCCGCCCTCAAGGTCTACCGCTCGCTGGGCTTCTCGACCCGCGGAACGGACCGGATGTGGGCGCGCACGGCCGACGTCGCTGGTGACACGATGGGCGCATGA
- the pstS gene encoding phosphate ABC transporter substrate-binding protein PstS, which yields MRITRTSAVGAVALVGALALSACGSDNTSTGGSGSGSSASAATNADCFSGQLNAEGSTAQKNAIEQAIKAFQTACGDATINYNATGSGAGIKQFTGGQVDFAGSDSALKSSEQEAATKTCGSPAWDLPMVAGPIAVAYNVSGVDKLVLDASTTAKIFQGQITTWNDPAIAKLNSGVTLPSTAIKVFFRSDESGTTENFTKYLNATAPDVWTATPAKKWAGKGEGKEKSAGVSTAVKSTDGGITYTEWSYAQQNDLKIAAIDTGSGTPVELTGDSAGKAIAAATQSGSGNDLALKLDYATKAEGAYPIVLVTYEIVCSKYSDSAKATKVKAFLKSFSSDETQKSLESLGYAPLPSEIATKVQTAVDAIS from the coding sequence GTGCGCATCACCCGAACCAGCGCCGTCGGCGCCGTCGCCCTCGTCGGAGCGCTCGCGCTCTCGGCGTGCGGCAGCGACAACACCTCGACCGGCGGCTCCGGCTCCGGCTCCAGCGCGTCCGCCGCCACCAACGCCGACTGCTTCTCCGGGCAGCTCAACGCCGAGGGCTCGACGGCCCAGAAGAACGCCATCGAGCAGGCCATCAAGGCCTTCCAGACCGCCTGCGGCGACGCCACGATCAACTACAACGCGACCGGCTCCGGCGCGGGCATCAAGCAGTTCACCGGTGGCCAGGTCGACTTCGCCGGCTCCGACTCGGCCCTGAAGTCCTCCGAGCAGGAGGCCGCGACCAAGACGTGCGGCTCGCCTGCCTGGGACCTGCCGATGGTCGCCGGCCCGATCGCCGTCGCCTACAACGTCTCCGGGGTCGACAAGCTCGTGCTCGACGCCTCGACGACCGCCAAGATCTTCCAGGGCCAGATCACCACCTGGAACGACCCGGCCATCGCCAAGCTCAACTCGGGCGTCACGCTGCCGTCGACGGCCATCAAGGTCTTCTTCCGCTCCGACGAGTCGGGCACCACCGAGAACTTCACCAAGTACCTCAACGCCACGGCCCCCGACGTCTGGACGGCGACCCCGGCCAAGAAGTGGGCCGGCAAGGGCGAGGGCAAGGAGAAGTCGGCCGGTGTCTCGACCGCGGTCAAGTCGACCGACGGCGGCATCACCTACACCGAGTGGTCCTACGCCCAGCAGAACGACCTCAAGATCGCCGCGATCGACACCGGCTCGGGCACCCCCGTCGAGCTGACCGGCGACTCGGCCGGGAAGGCCATCGCCGCCGCCACGCAGTCGGGCTCGGGCAACGACCTCGCCCTCAAGCTCGACTACGCGACCAAGGCCGAGGGTGCCTACCCGATCGTCCTGGTGACCTACGAGATCGTCTGCTCGAAGTACTCGGACTCGGCCAAGGCCACCAAGGTCAAGGCGTTCCTCAAGTCCTTCTCCTCGGACGAGACCCAGAAGTCGCTGGAGTCGCTCGGCTACGCTCCGCTTCCGTCGGAGATCGCGACCAAGGTGCAGACCGCGGTCGACGCGATCAGCTGA
- a CDS encoding NUDIX hydrolase, translated as MAVIPAAGTLPWRRRRGRLEVAMVHRPKYDDWSWAKGKTDPGEAAPVTAARETLEETGLQVHLGRPLPAASYTVLDREGQPATKEVHYWAAEVVGGSGALENEIDEVRWLDVVAAHDRLDYARDRDQLRALVRADAEGALTTWPVVLVRHAKSRPRDGWGEDDRGRPLDARGEAQARALVPLLASYGVTRVVTSSSRRCVDTVAPYAASVGRDLKLRDGLSEEGYAADPSRSEHHLHRTLERGRPTAMCSHGPVLPALLGGLRDLVDLTTVGGREADRVLAEAGAEAMGKGEALVCHLVSTGRQARVVAVERHPARG; from the coding sequence ATGGCCGTCATCCCCGCTGCGGGCACGCTGCCCTGGCGCCGCCGTCGCGGGCGCCTCGAGGTGGCGATGGTCCACCGCCCGAAGTACGACGACTGGTCGTGGGCCAAGGGCAAGACCGACCCCGGCGAGGCCGCCCCCGTCACGGCGGCGCGCGAGACGCTGGAGGAGACGGGCCTGCAGGTCCACCTCGGCCGGCCGCTGCCGGCGGCGTCGTACACCGTCCTGGACCGCGAGGGGCAGCCGGCGACCAAGGAGGTCCACTACTGGGCGGCCGAGGTCGTCGGCGGCAGCGGCGCGCTGGAGAACGAGATCGACGAGGTGCGCTGGCTCGACGTCGTCGCGGCGCACGACCGGCTCGACTACGCGCGCGACCGCGACCAGCTGCGCGCGCTCGTGCGCGCCGACGCCGAGGGGGCGCTGACGACGTGGCCCGTCGTCCTCGTCCGGCACGCCAAGTCGCGCCCGCGCGACGGCTGGGGCGAGGACGACCGCGGGCGACCGCTCGACGCCCGGGGTGAGGCGCAGGCCCGCGCGCTCGTGCCGCTGCTGGCGTCGTACGGCGTCACCCGCGTCGTCACCTCGTCCTCGCGCCGCTGCGTGGACACCGTCGCGCCGTACGCCGCGTCGGTGGGACGCGACCTCAAGCTGCGCGACGGGCTGTCCGAGGAGGGCTACGCCGCCGACCCCTCCCGGTCGGAGCACCACCTGCACCGCACCCTCGAGCGGGGCCGGCCGACGGCGATGTGCAGTCACGGGCCGGTGCTGCCGGCGCTGCTCGGCGGCCTGCGCGACCTCGTCGACCTCACCACGGTCGGCGGGCGCGAGGCGGACCGGGTGCTGGCCGAGGCCGGCGCGGAGGCGATGGGCAAGGGCGAGGCCCTCGTCTGCCACCTGGTCTCCACCGGGCGGCAGGCCCGGGTCGTGGCCGTGGAGCGGCACCCGGCCCGCGGCTGA